The following DNA comes from Sphingorhabdus sp. M41.
GAATCTCTACCAGCACGGGCCGCGTACCCTCCATTGCCGGGAAAACGGTAGCGCCGGTCACTTCTTCGCTGCGGTCGGTCAGGAACAGGGCGGATGGATTGGCCACTTCGGTGAGGCCTTTTTCTTCCATTGCGAACACACCGATCTCGTCAGTCCCGCCGAAGCGGTTCTTGATCGAGCGAAGGATACGATATTGATGGCTGCGCTCGCCCTCGAAGCTCATCACCGTGTCGACCATATGTTCGAGCACGCGCGGACCGGCGATACTGCCGTCCTTGGTGACATGGCCGACCAGCATCACCATCGTGCCATGTTCCTTGGCAAATTTGATGATTTCCTGCGCCGAGGCGCGCACCTGGCTCACCGTTCCCGGCGCGCCTTCGATCAGATCACTGTGCATGGTCTGGATCGAGTCGATCACGACAAAATCCGGCGCATCGCGGCCTAAGGTCGTCAATATGTCGCGGACAGAAGTCGCCGAGGCAAGCTTGACCGGCGCCTTGCCCAGCCCCAGACGCCTCGCCCGCAGCCGCACCTGATCTGCCGCTTCTTCTCCCGAAATATAGGCGACCGAAAGCCCCGCCTCGGCCAGCCGCGCAGAAACCTGCAGCAAGAGTGTCGATTTCCCGATACCCGGATCACCGCCCATAAGAGTCGCCGATCCGGCCACCAGACCACCGCCGACGGCGCGGTCAAATTCGGCGATGCCTGTTTTTCTGCGATCCGGCAGCGCGATTTCGCTGTCCAGCCCGACCAGCCGTACTTCGCGTCCGCCGGTCTGCAGATTATGCTTAGACGCAAACACCGTTTCGCCCGCTTCCTCGACGAGCGTGTTCCACTCACTACAATCGCCGCACTGCCCTTCCCAGCGATGCGCGATTGAGCCGCAATTCTGACAGACATATTTTTTCTTCGGTTTGGCCATGCGGTTTATCTAACAGAACAAATAAAGAACGCCAGTGGTTTTCCATCAGAATTTAAAACAGGGTCACACGGGTCACACCCCTTAATGGAGAAAATGATTTCAGCTTGAGAAGGGGCGCGTGAAGGCACGGGCCAGATTGCTATCGCCCGCACAATGATCCTGTTTCCGGTTCATGGAGCAACTTTAGCAAAGAGGCTCGGGTGTAGGAAAGCCCCGCTTATATTGCCGAAGCGGGAGGAACGCCAAGGGACTTCTCACCACGAGGACCAGGCAGTGCATTCGCGCTTGCACCCTCCCCACCATCCTGTAGTTAAAAGCCATGCGGCAGAAAGAACTCAGACTGGCCTTGATCTGCTATGGCGGCGTTAGTCTGGCCATTTATATGCACGGCATCACCAAGGAAATCTGGAAGCTGGCGCAGGCGAGCCGGGATTTTCACGACGGCGAGCGGATCGACCAGTGCAGCCGCGGTATCTATTATGATATATTGGAATGGCTGGAGCAGGAAACCGGCACAAGACTTCGCATTTTGCCGGACATTATTTCCGGAGCCAGCGCGGGCGGGATCAACGGGATTTTCCTGTCGCAGGCGATATTGTCGGGCCAGTCGCTGGATCCGCTGACCGACTTGTGGCTGCACACCGCCGATGTCGACAAGCTGCTCGACCCCGATGCGCGGCCGCTTTCGCGTTTCTCCAAATTCTGGGCCGAGCCGATTGCCTGGATGGCGCTGGGCCGCAAGGGCGGTGCTGTGGAGCAGACCGTGTCGAAGGAAGCCCGAGAAGAGGTCAAGATGAAGCTCTCCCGCTTCGTCCGCGCGCGCTGGTTCGCACCGCCTTTTGGCGGCAAGGTGTTCAGTGGTCTGATCTGGGATGCGCTTGCTGCAGTCCGGGCAACCGAGCGCGGGCCGCGCCTGCTGCCCCCGGAACAGCCACTCGACCTGTTCGTCACGGTGACCGATTTCGTTGGCCATCCGGAAAAGCTCCAGCTGCACAGTCCGCCCGACGCGCTCGAGATGGAGCATCGCATCACCATCGGCTTTTCGACCAGAGGAAAGCGAGACGACGCGATTGCCGATCCGGCGGCACTGACTTTTGCCGGCCGCGCCACCGCCAGTTTTCCAGGCGCTTTCCCGCCCTTCACAGTGAGGGAACTGGATGAACTGCTTGCTGATCATGAATATGTCTGGGAAGGCCGCTCAGCCTTTCTGAAGCGCATATTGCCCAACCAGTTTCGAGCCGGAACAGCCGAGGATACTGTACTGATCGACGGATCGGTGCTCGCCAATGCTCCCTTCGCGCAAGCGATTGAAGCATTGAAGAACCGGCCGGCCAAACGCGAGGTCGACCGACGCTTCGTCTATATTGACCCGCGGCCCGATCTCGACGTTGCGAAGAGCGACAAAGCGATGCAACGGCTGCAGGCTGCGCAAGAAGAGGAGAATGAATCGCTGCCCGGCTTCTTCTCGACAATTTTCGGAGCTATTTCCAATATTCCTCGCGAACAGCCGATCCGCGACAATCTCAACGCCATTGCCGGACGATCCAACCGCATCACCCAGATGCAGCTGATCACCGAAAATTTGCGCGGCGAGGTTGAGCAGCATGTCGAGGGCCTGTTCGGGCGCACATTTTTCCTCGACCGGCCGACCGCTGCCCGTGTCGCTGCCTGGCGTCGCAAGGCGCGGGACAAGGCAGCCAAGCTCGCGGGATTTTCCTATAGCGCTTATGGTCACCTCAAGCTGGCGACCGTTATCGAGGATATCGCGCATACGGTGCGGCGGGCGAAGTCCGATCCCAATGCGCACAACCATCCGGGGCTGCGTAACGCGCTCTGGGCGGAGATACGGCGCCTTGGCCTTGACAATGTCGGGCATAAAAGCGGCGGACCGACCAAACCGGCGGCGGAGTTTTTTCGTCGGCACGACCTGGGTTACCGCGTACGTCGCCTGCGTTTCCTGGCCCGTCAACTGGCAGAAGATCTCGACCGCGCCGACCCCGCCGATGCCGATGTGATGGAGGCGATGCACGACACCATCTATGACTGTCTGTCCCTCTATATCGAACGCGAAACGATCGACTATCTTGGCGATGATTTCATTGCCCTGGCCGACCAGTCCGAAGTGCAGCCCGGCGCCATGCTGGACGCGCTGGCCAAGGCGCGCGACCTGACCGCTGCCGACGCCATTGTCGATGCAAAGCTCGCGGCGGCACTGGCGGTGATACCGAAAGCGGAGAAGCGCTCGATGTTGCTCGCCTTCCTCGGCTTCCCTTTTTACGACATCGCTACCTTGCCATTGCTGCAGGGCGAAGGACTTGACGAGTTTGATCCGATCAAGGTCGACCGTATCTCGCCCGAGGACGCCCGCACGATCCGCAAGGGCGGCGTTGCGGCGACGCTGAAAGGCATTGAATTCAACAATTTCGGCGCCTTTTTCAGCCGTACCTATCGCGAGAATGACTATCTCTGGGGCCGCCTGCACGGCGCCGACCGGATGATCGACATCATCCTGTCCACCCTGCCCCTTTCCAAGCGTCCCGGTAATGACACGATTCTCGAATTCAAGAAAACGATCTTCCGAAAAATCGTCGATGAAGAGGAACCAAGGCTGACCAAGGTCAAACCGCTGATTGCCTCTTTACGTGACGAAATCGAGGCCGCAACCCTCTGACTAGTGGGGTTGTTCGTGCGCGTGGACCGGCTTCTGCAAGCTTTTGTACACTGCTTCGACAAACGCATCACCCTTGATGAAGGCATCGGGATTGATATCCCATTGCGCCGCCAGCTTCAGCGCCTGCACCTGTTCAACCGTTTTGCCCCCGCCCTGCGCCTTTTCCACAGCGCCGATCATCGTCAGTAGCATGTCGCGATAAGCGGTCAGATCGGCCTTGTTCGCCATCGGTCCATGGCCCGGAATGATTTTCGTATCGTCATCGACCATGGTCAGCGCCGTTTCCGCCGCTGCCAAAATACCGCGCGCATTGCCGCCGCTGCTCAGGTCGATATATGGCAAGCTGACCTTGTTGAAAAACAGGTCACCCATGTGGAGGACATTGGCCTTTTTCCAGAAAACGACGCTGTCGCCATCCGTGTGCCCATGTTTCATATGTTTGACCTGCACTTCGTCGCCGTTGAGGTGGAGCTTCAACCCGTCATGATAGGTTACGGTGGGCAAGGCCGCGACCGGCGATGCCGGATCATTGCCGCGTCCCGATTTCTGGATACCCAGCATCCGCTCGCGGACATGGTCATGCGCCATGATCAGCGCGCCGGCCTTGCCAAAATTCTCGTTCCCGCCACTATGATCGCCGTGCCAGTGGGTGTTGATCAGATATGTGACCGGTTCTGCACCAAGATCAGCAATCGCCGCCTGAATTTTCGGTGTGAGTGGAGCGAACTGGTCGTCGATCAGGACAGTGCCATCGGGACCGTAGGAGACACCGATATTGCCACCTGCTCCGAACAATACAGCCACCCCGTCAGCCAGTGCCTCCGCCTTGATCTCGACATTCGCGAACCGGTCGGTTTCCTGAGCATAGCTTTCGCTGCCGGCAAAGAGGGCTACGGGTGAAGCCGCAAGCGATAAGGCAGCGAAGGTTCTGGATATCGGATTTGACATGTAAAGGGTCTCCTGTTTTTTCTCGTTGGGCCGGTGATTTTTGGCGGCCATCTGTTATCCCAACTCCGTCGGTTTGGAACCCAGCCTTCGCTGGGCTGACAGTTTATTCCAGCGGCTTAACATTGAAACCGGGCCGCCGCTATCCCTTGGCGAAAAACATCAGGTTGACCAATCGGCCATCCTGCGGCGTTTTGCCGAACGCCTGGCCACTGTTGTGGAACATCCACGGGCTGAAAAGGATCAGCCGGTTGAAGCGCATCGGCACGGTCATGACTTTCGTCCATCGCGCGGGATGGTTCGTGTCCTTGTTGACCACATCCTCGATCAGAGCATTGATATCGGCAAAGCCGGCCTTGTGGATGCCCGGCAGATCCGTCGGAATGCGCTCGAGGCCGGTACGTTTATGGCGAAAAAACTCGGTGCCGCCTTTGCAATGTTCCGGCAGCGAAAGATAGAGTATGCCCGAATAGAAGGCCGGATCAATATGCACGCCGCTGTGCCCCTTGTCGCCTTTCAGCGTCACCCGGCAATGCGAATGGCTGGTATTGGGCGCGGCCTTCACCGGTGTGTTGATAATGCCCGAGATACGCTCATTCAGCCCCTGAATATCCAGCGGTTTGGTCGAAATATGGCCCGGATAATTGCCGCGTTTGTTTTCGGGGTCATAGTTGAGTGCCAGAGCCGCGTTGCGCGCAACCATCGGGTCAGCGAGAAAGTCGTCGAGAATGAGCAGCGACGGGAGCATCAAAAAGCTCTTAGGCAGATCGATGGAACGACAGCTTTGATGGCCGCACCGGCAAAATATGCTCCGCCGCCGTTCAGGTTACGAGCCAATAGCCTGATGAACTTTACAAACTTTACAGTGTTAAAGAAAAAAACTCCTTCTTTCCTTTCAACATCAAAGCTGTCCGCCAACCCATTGG
Coding sequences within:
- the radA gene encoding DNA repair protein RadA, with translation MAKPKKKYVCQNCGSIAHRWEGQCGDCSEWNTLVEEAGETVFASKHNLQTGGREVRLVGLDSEIALPDRRKTGIAEFDRAVGGGLVAGSATLMGGDPGIGKSTLLLQVSARLAEAGLSVAYISGEEAADQVRLRARRLGLGKAPVKLASATSVRDILTTLGRDAPDFVVIDSIQTMHSDLIEGAPGTVSQVRASAQEIIKFAKEHGTMVMLVGHVTKDGSIAGPRVLEHMVDTVMSFEGERSHQYRILRSIKNRFGGTDEIGVFAMEEKGLTEVANPSALFLTDRSEEVTGATVFPAMEGTRPVLVEIQALTVRLASGATPRRSVVGWDSSRLAMILAVLEARCGLSFSGAEVYLNVAGGYRLTDPAADLAVAAALISAHAERPMQSDAVIFGEIALSGEIRPVSRTPLRLKEASKLGFDRALIPASGEKSSDSMKKLQFAKLANLVDHMLERD
- a CDS encoding MBL fold metallo-hydrolase: MSNPISRTFAALSLAASPVALFAGSESYAQETDRFANVEIKAEALADGVAVLFGAGGNIGVSYGPDGTVLIDDQFAPLTPKIQAAIADLGAEPVTYLINTHWHGDHSGGNENFGKAGALIMAHDHVRERMLGIQKSGRGNDPASPVAALPTVTYHDGLKLHLNGDEVQVKHMKHGHTDGDSVVFWKKANVLHMGDLFFNKVSLPYIDLSSGGNARGILAAAETALTMVDDDTKIIPGHGPMANKADLTAYRDMLLTMIGAVEKAQGGGKTVEQVQALKLAAQWDINPDAFIKGDAFVEAVYKSLQKPVHAHEQPH
- a CDS encoding patatin-like protein, encoding MRQKELRLALICYGGVSLAIYMHGITKEIWKLAQASRDFHDGERIDQCSRGIYYDILEWLEQETGTRLRILPDIISGASAGGINGIFLSQAILSGQSLDPLTDLWLHTADVDKLLDPDARPLSRFSKFWAEPIAWMALGRKGGAVEQTVSKEAREEVKMKLSRFVRARWFAPPFGGKVFSGLIWDALAAVRATERGPRLLPPEQPLDLFVTVTDFVGHPEKLQLHSPPDALEMEHRITIGFSTRGKRDDAIADPAALTFAGRATASFPGAFPPFTVRELDELLADHEYVWEGRSAFLKRILPNQFRAGTAEDTVLIDGSVLANAPFAQAIEALKNRPAKREVDRRFVYIDPRPDLDVAKSDKAMQRLQAAQEEENESLPGFFSTIFGAISNIPREQPIRDNLNAIAGRSNRITQMQLITENLRGEVEQHVEGLFGRTFFLDRPTAARVAAWRRKARDKAAKLAGFSYSAYGHLKLATVIEDIAHTVRRAKSDPNAHNHPGLRNALWAEIRRLGLDNVGHKSGGPTKPAAEFFRRHDLGYRVRRLRFLARQLAEDLDRADPADADVMEAMHDTIYDCLSLYIERETIDYLGDDFIALADQSEVQPGAMLDALAKARDLTAADAIVDAKLAAALAVIPKAEKRSMLLAFLGFPFYDIATLPLLQGEGLDEFDPIKVDRISPEDARTIRKGGVAATLKGIEFNNFGAFFSRTYRENDYLWGRLHGADRMIDIILSTLPLSKRPGNDTILEFKKTIFRKIVDEEEPRLTKVKPLIASLRDEIEAATL
- a CDS encoding DUF6445 family protein, which translates into the protein MLPSLLILDDFLADPMVARNAALALNYDPENKRGNYPGHISTKPLDIQGLNERISGIINTPVKAAPNTSHSHCRVTLKGDKGHSGVHIDPAFYSGILYLSLPEHCKGGTEFFRHKRTGLERIPTDLPGIHKAGFADINALIEDVVNKDTNHPARWTKVMTVPMRFNRLILFSPWMFHNSGQAFGKTPQDGRLVNLMFFAKG